In Shewanella glacialimarina, the genomic stretch TCTGGTGAGGTCACTTATATCAAGCAACCGTTGGCAGAACTTGAGCAAGATGAATGCCTACCCTGTTGCTGTATTCCAAAAACTGATTTAAATCTTTCATTGTCGAAGGACGATAGTGAACAGGTTAGTGCAAGCAAAGCAAATCCTACCCAGTCAATGACAAATAAATCACAACAAGGAGTTGAAATGGCTTTTCTCCTAGATGATGCAATACTTGGTAGGAGTTAACATCAAATAAAATCACTGCATTAAAATCACAAAACTTCATTTAATCAATGATTTAGCTGAAATAATAAATTTACAATGATTTATATCAAGTTTTAGATGAATTATATCGACACAAGATATCTAGATTCGTTTTTGTTAGAACATACCCTTTACGATAATGTATGAAATAGATAGTACTACCAGCACTATGAACTTCTCCATCGTTCACCCTTTTGTCTTCACATCAAAAAGTAACCATTTACCAAGGTAAAACTTGACCATTTGCATGTTTAAACACCCCTGTTTGGCTTAGATCAAGTTGACTAATTAGCTTTATTAGTCGGCTGGCGGATTCTGTTGCTGAAATATCGCCATTATGATTAACCATATCTGTTTGCACATATCCTGGATGGTAAATACCCACAGCGATATGTCTATCTGCCAAATCAATACTCAGTGACATAGCGGCAGCATTTAACGCCGCTTTAGACATGCGATAACCATAGCGCCCACCGGAACCATTGTCTGCAATAGATCCCATTTTTGAGGTGATCATCGCCACTTTACTTCCATGACTTAATTGATCTTGTAAAGTATTTACAATTAGCAGTGGTGCCAGCGCATTTATTTCAAACTGTTCTCTAATGCTACTGATATTTAAATCAAACAGACTTTCATCACGTAATATACCTGCGTTACATATCAATATATCAATATTAATACCTTGTAAGCCGTTTGCCATCGCTGTGATACCTGCAGAGGTTGCGACATCCACACCGGTAATAACATTGACCGATAACGCAGCTAACTTATCGGATGATTGACGGCATAATGCATATACATTAAAACCTAAATCTTTAAAACCCTGTGCAAACGCTAAACCTATGCCGCGGTTTGCGCCAGTTATGACCACATTTTTACTCATTAAATTTTCCTATTATTGTTGGTTGACGTTATTGGTGGCTCAGCAGATTGTTGTCTAACTCACTCCTTAACCAGAGTAGAGGTTAAATCTCTATCTAGTTTACACAAAAGTGCTGGTTAGCATAGCAAGATATTAATGAGTAAAGTAATGTTAAATCAGGTTATTATTTTATAGAGACTTTCTGTTAACTCTAGTACCTTAACGACTGTATGTTTAAACCTATTACTAATATTAATGCATAAGGACACAGGGCTATGTCATCATTGTCAAACACATCATCTAAAGCATTAGCTAGCCTAACTCTTCCTAATGATATTAAAGCCCATGAAAATATATGGCATCAACGTATACTCGGTGAAGACAAGCAACGTAGAAACGATCACCGCAGCCCTTTTCAGCGAGACAGAGCCCGTATACTCCACTCGGCTGCTTTTAGGCGTCTACAGGCAAAAACCCAAGTGTTGGGTATTGGTATGAACGATTTTTACCGAACTCGCCTTACCCATTCACTTGAAGTGTCTCAAATTGGAACAGGTATTGCTGCACAACTAAGACGTAAGTATCCAAATCTTAAATATTTACTTAATTCAATGAGCTTAATTGAATCACTGTGTCTAGCACATGATATTGGTCATCCACCTTTTGGCCATGGTGGCGAAGTGGCATTACATTATATGATGCGTGATCACGGTGGTTTTGAAGGCAATGGTCAAACATTTAGAATATTAACCCGACTTGAACCTTACACGCCTGATACTGGTATGAATTTAACCCGCAGAACCCTCTTAGGTGTACTGAAGTATCCTGCGCCCTACTCTCAGTTAAGAATTGATACCCATCAAGCCGAGGTTAAGCACCATCGCCAGTTAAAACCATCACAATGGCCGCCAGTTAAAGGCGTTTTTGATGACGATAAACCTATACTCGATTGGGTACTGTCTAGCTTGACCGGACATGATCAGCAATTATTTCTGTCCAGTGAGCAAAGCCATATTCATCCTGACTATCCTCACTTAAAAACAAAATTTAAGTCACTTGATTGCTCTATTATGGAATTAGCGGATGACATAGCGTATGCGATACATGATCTTGAAGATGCCATCGTCATGGGTATTGTCAGTCCCAGCCAATGGCAACAAGATGTAATGGGTCAACTGCAAGGCATTGAAGATAGCTGGCTTAAAAATGAGTTTTGTAACATTGGCGATAAGCTATTTTCCCACCAACATCATTTACGAAAAGATGCTATAGGCACACTCGTCAATGCATTTGTCACCGCAATAAACATTCACACTAAACCTGAATTTGATGAACATTTATTAAAGTATAATGCTGAATTAGAAAGAGATTTTGCGATAGCTTTAAATGTCTTAAAACAGTTTGTGTTTAAATTTGTTATACGCAAACCTGAAATTCAAATGCTCGAGTACAAAGGCCAACAAATCGTAATGGAGTTATTTGAAGCGTTTGCATCCGATCCCGAACGATTACTGCCTTTAAATACCGGTGAACGTTGGACTAGAGCAGCCCAAGAGGATAACAATCCGATGAGGGTGATGGCGGATTATATATCCGGAATGACTGATGGGTTCGCAGCCAGATTACATCAACAATTATTTGGTGGCCAAGCTTCAGGTATTTTAGATCTCAGTCGTGAGCCTTAATAATATTTGCGTATCGCTAAAAGTCACAGCCCTATACGCTAACCTTTTAACTTTAGCGTATAGGGCGATAAATACTTTTATGGGTATGGCTAGGCCTTAATGCAATGATGATTACAACACTCAGCGGCCTAGAAAATAGGATAAATATGGCTATAGCTCAATCTGCTTATACTATAGGGTGTTTTTGTTGACCCCAAGATTTGACAAAATAACGTAATGGTATTTGTGAGACTAAAATGCCCATCAGCATTAATCCACACCCGAGTAATGCCCTAGCATCTAAGGTTTCACCAAGAATAACAATACCACCAATTGCAGCAAACACAGTCTCTAAACTGAGAATAATGGCAACATGCGCTGGATGGGCATTTTTTTGTGCGACAACTTGTAAGGTATAACCCACGCCAACTGAAATAATTCCAGAATACGCTAGCGCAGCCCAGGCTAATCCAATATTTTCAACCACAGTCGTTTCAATCATCATCGACACAATAATACTTAACAAACCACAGAAAATAAATTGTAAATGCGACAACAATATCGGTGAGTGTTTTTTGGCAAAGTGGTCGATGATCAGGATATGTATCGCCCAAAACACAGCA encodes the following:
- the yfaE gene encoding class I ribonucleotide reductase maintenance protein YfaE, with the translated sequence MTYKHFFITAPIVSLKGQPAILFDGKQATLLEALEDKKVKVFSECRNGFCGACKTKVISGEVTYIKQPLAELEQDECLPCCCIPKTDLNLSLSKDDSEQVSASKANPTQSMTNKSQQGVEMAFLLDDAILGRS
- a CDS encoding anti-phage deoxyguanosine triphosphatase, translating into MSSLSNTSSKALASLTLPNDIKAHENIWHQRILGEDKQRRNDHRSPFQRDRARILHSAAFRRLQAKTQVLGIGMNDFYRTRLTHSLEVSQIGTGIAAQLRRKYPNLKYLLNSMSLIESLCLAHDIGHPPFGHGGEVALHYMMRDHGGFEGNGQTFRILTRLEPYTPDTGMNLTRRTLLGVLKYPAPYSQLRIDTHQAEVKHHRQLKPSQWPPVKGVFDDDKPILDWVLSSLTGHDQQLFLSSEQSHIHPDYPHLKTKFKSLDCSIMELADDIAYAIHDLEDAIVMGIVSPSQWQQDVMGQLQGIEDSWLKNEFCNIGDKLFSHQHHLRKDAIGTLVNAFVTAINIHTKPEFDEHLLKYNAELERDFAIALNVLKQFVFKFVIRKPEIQMLEYKGQQIVMELFEAFASDPERLLPLNTGERWTRAAQEDNNPMRVMADYISGMTDGFAARLHQQLFGGQASGILDLSREP
- a CDS encoding SDR family oxidoreductase, which codes for MSKNVVITGANRGIGLAFAQGFKDLGFNVYALCRQSSDKLAALSVNVITGVDVATSAGITAMANGLQGINIDILICNAGILRDESLFDLNISSIREQFEINALAPLLIVNTLQDQLSHGSKVAMITSKMGSIADNGSGGRYGYRMSKAALNAAAMSLSIDLADRHIAVGIYHPGYVQTDMVNHNGDISATESASRLIKLISQLDLSQTGVFKHANGQVLPW